Proteins from a single region of Paraglaciecola sp. T6c:
- the lptD gene encoding LPS-assembly protein LptD — translation MKPLKLELNPRDFNHYQAAFLPYRMKIKQPLHVLCFSVCSLSAVAQETCPAPANTFVVEKRLPNGQIQVISNMTSIQQDNFAEFEGDVEITNKDSQIIANKAQIDRTTQQLIATGDVSYQNPQLSVTSQKVLLNTQNNRMEIADTQYELTTLNARGQAELLVVDQTQGLELNGVTFSTCPTGQEDWLVHADSITVKPDETRGVARNAFFYVQDIPIFYLPYYSFPVTDARETGLLFPQVGSSSSTGFAYEQPYYLNLDPQYDATITPRYMTKRGLQLKTEFRYLTENNSGQIDIEYLPNDSDSTTNEDRYFYRFTHKGALSDDWEVNVDFNGLSDDNYIVDLGSDYYNSADTHLFRTLGLHYYSDALNVSLQLRDFEILGDHDDTYRALPELKLDYVTDLPAGFKFDIHSELARFDNANGTSPKATRAHIAPTLSLPLENSWGEFLAETSIMHTVYRQEDIEGTDLSRDVSRTLGQAKLYGALVFERQAHWFGDNVTQTLEPRAQYLYTSYEDQSDIGLYDTTRLFNDFAGLFRGQEFTGLDRISDKNQVTLGVTSRIIDEDNREQFKLSLGQIFYLEDNKVTAASKEDDRSALAAELDWRIGSKWLAHSEVQVSTQTDKVERSSVGLEYRLARDKMLQINHRFVRDLSGEQISQLGLTASWPIAQDWYWVGRWYRDIDRHRTIESYTGLQYESCCWALRIVAQRQLTSRFDDDGLQSTDEFDSGIAIQFLFKGIGGDSSGRDMLRDGLFGYRQPYLLD, via the coding sequence GTGAAACCCTTAAAATTGGAGCTTAACCCCCGTGACTTTAACCATTATCAGGCTGCCTTTTTACCCTACCGTATGAAAATTAAGCAACCTCTTCACGTGCTCTGTTTCTCTGTGTGCTCGCTTAGCGCTGTAGCCCAAGAAACATGCCCAGCACCTGCAAATACTTTCGTGGTAGAGAAGCGTCTGCCAAACGGACAAATTCAAGTTATATCTAATATGACCTCTATTCAGCAAGATAATTTCGCAGAATTTGAGGGAGACGTGGAAATAACCAACAAAGATTCACAAATTATTGCCAATAAGGCGCAAATTGACCGCACTACTCAGCAATTAATTGCCACTGGGGATGTGAGCTATCAAAACCCTCAATTGAGCGTGACCAGCCAAAAAGTGCTTCTTAATACCCAGAATAACCGCATGGAAATTGCCGATACGCAATATGAATTGACCACCCTCAATGCTCGTGGTCAAGCAGAGTTATTAGTGGTGGACCAAACCCAAGGCTTGGAGTTAAACGGTGTCACGTTCTCCACGTGCCCCACAGGACAGGAAGATTGGTTGGTACACGCGGATAGTATCACAGTGAAACCAGATGAAACCCGTGGTGTCGCGCGCAATGCGTTCTTCTATGTGCAAGATATTCCCATATTTTATTTACCTTACTACTCGTTTCCGGTGACCGATGCCCGTGAAACCGGTTTATTGTTCCCCCAAGTCGGCAGTAGTAGCAGCACAGGTTTTGCTTACGAACAACCTTATTATTTGAATCTAGACCCGCAGTACGATGCGACGATTACCCCTAGATACATGACTAAGCGTGGTTTGCAGCTAAAGACAGAATTTCGATATTTGACTGAGAACAACAGCGGCCAGATTGATATTGAGTACTTACCCAACGATTCCGATTCAACGACCAACGAGGATCGCTATTTTTATCGCTTCACTCATAAAGGTGCGTTATCAGACGATTGGGAAGTGAATGTAGATTTTAACGGCTTAAGCGATGACAACTATATTGTCGATTTGGGCTCTGATTATTACAACTCTGCGGATACTCACCTGTTTAGAACCCTAGGTTTGCATTATTACTCCGACGCACTGAATGTTAGTTTGCAACTTAGAGATTTTGAAATTTTAGGTGATCACGATGACACCTACCGCGCGCTGCCCGAATTAAAACTCGATTATGTTACCGATTTACCCGCTGGCTTTAAATTTGATATTCACTCTGAGCTAGCCCGTTTCGACAATGCTAATGGTACTAGCCCTAAGGCCACCCGCGCACATATCGCCCCGACGCTCAGCTTACCTTTAGAAAACAGTTGGGGGGAATTCTTAGCGGAAACCTCAATAATGCATACGGTGTATCGCCAAGAGGATATCGAGGGCACTGACCTGTCTCGTGACGTGTCACGCACCTTAGGCCAAGCAAAACTATACGGGGCCTTAGTCTTTGAGCGTCAAGCTCATTGGTTTGGGGATAACGTCACTCAAACGCTAGAGCCCAGAGCCCAGTACCTTTACACCAGTTATGAAGACCAATCAGATATCGGTTTGTATGACACAACACGCTTGTTTAACGATTTTGCTGGATTGTTTCGAGGGCAGGAATTCACTGGCTTAGACCGCATCAGCGATAAGAATCAAGTGACCCTAGGAGTAACCTCTCGCATAATAGATGAAGATAATAGGGAACAATTTAAACTTAGCTTAGGTCAGATTTTCTATCTTGAAGACAACAAGGTCACCGCAGCGAGTAAAGAAGATGACCGCTCAGCCTTAGCAGCAGAGTTGGACTGGCGCATCGGCAGTAAGTGGTTAGCCCACAGTGAAGTGCAAGTATCCACCCAAACTGACAAAGTTGAACGAAGTAGTGTTGGCCTTGAGTATCGGCTTGCTAGAGACAAAATGCTGCAAATCAACCATCGATTTGTGCGTGATTTATCTGGCGAACAGATCAGTCAACTAGGCTTAACAGCCAGTTGGCCCATCGCCCAAGACTGGTACTGGGTTGGGCGATGGTATCGAGATATCGATCGTCACCGTACCATCGAGAGCTACACAGGATTACAATACGAATCGTGTTGCTGGGCATTGCGCATCGTAGCTCAACGTCAATTAACCAGTCGTTTTGATGATGATGGCCTACAAAGTACTGATGAATTTGATTCAGGTATCGCGATTCAATTCCTATTTAAAGGAATTGGCGGCGATAGCTCCGGGCGCGATATGTTAAGAGATGGATTGTTCGGCTATCGACAGCCTTATCTGTTAGATTAG
- a CDS encoding symmetrical bis(5'-nucleosyl)-tetraphosphatase, protein MADYIVGDIQGCLSGLKVVLSKVDFAPGKDTLYAVGDLIGRGPESLETLGYLHGLGDSFHTVLGNHDLNLLAIFCGVRRAKKGDKLDSVIASDRFAKYCHWLRQKPLALSLGENTLLTHAGLYPKWSFDKALGLSDEISTALQGPHWQQLVQNMYGDKPNRWADDLTGESRQRFIINAFTRMRFLEKDQRLEFECKTPPQDAPKSLTPWFSVNNPELTTQQRVVFGHWAALNGETQNSHFIALDTGFVWGGHMTLLRADDWLRVQS, encoded by the coding sequence ATGGCTGATTATATCGTGGGTGATATACAGGGCTGCTTGAGTGGCCTTAAAGTCGTTTTAAGCAAAGTAGACTTTGCACCGGGTAAAGACACACTATATGCGGTTGGCGATCTTATTGGTCGTGGCCCTGAATCTCTAGAAACCCTCGGTTATTTGCACGGATTAGGTGATAGTTTTCACACCGTGTTAGGTAACCATGACTTAAATTTATTAGCAATATTCTGCGGTGTTAGGCGCGCAAAAAAGGGTGACAAGCTTGACAGCGTCATTGCTTCTGACAGGTTCGCAAAATATTGCCATTGGCTACGCCAAAAGCCACTTGCTCTAAGCCTTGGAGAAAATACATTGCTGACCCACGCGGGCTTATATCCTAAGTGGAGTTTTGATAAAGCATTGGGCTTGAGCGATGAAATTAGCACAGCGCTACAAGGCCCTCACTGGCAGCAATTAGTACAAAACATGTATGGTGACAAGCCCAACCGCTGGGCTGATGACTTGACAGGCGAGTCAAGGCAACGTTTTATCATTAATGCATTTACTAGAATGCGTTTCTTGGAAAAAGACCAGCGCCTTGAGTTTGAATGTAAAACCCCACCGCAAGATGCGCCTAAGTCCCTCACTCCGTGGTTTAGCGTCAACAACCCAGAATTAACAACTCAGCAAAGAGTCGTTTTCGGGCATTGGGCGGCTTTGAATGGCGAGACTCAAAACAGTCACTTTATTGCCTTAGATACAGGATTTGTCTGGGGAGGGCATATGACCTTGCTTCGTGCAGATGACTGGTTGCGAGTGCAAAGCTAA
- a CDS encoding methyl-accepting chemotaxis protein, translated as MKLTVALRVVGGFAIITSLLIVMGIFSLATLDDIDDATEDVSNLAFPTVSGSSQLKVSFLNMGRLTAEAYYGDGLDSLDEKSEAFNNSQSNFENEFNTLKQVVSQESDLKASLAEVDGIYEDYKVNVLKLFDSRKADLAMRDTLRGQIGDIEDNADDTSSLILDFSDLDEVQNNAQLAKASELANRLETNLMSLITVSSEYIKTQNLVRADTLGNEVELVVNQIRESLSGIQNAAGGNDPSGTLSEIYQLTGSVLDLVSSSTGVLQNQVKKINKQNEATAAYRASDANIELAITKLNTLSKLADDKASIANESVKSSISSGNLRTTFIVIISVLIASVIAFFGVRAIIKPLNRVNEMLNIVSSGDLTQRLDDSSDDEFGTLAKNCNNLVDSLKSLISGIGSRSAQLAAASEETSAVTMQTTTSIQEQKSQIAQVATATTEMHSTSLVVSQSAEDTLRQIQHADEEAEKVKAISEENIRTIEVLARDVEEAAEVINKLHQDSASIGGILDVIRGVADQTNLLALNAAIEAARAGEHGRGFAVVADEVRTLASRTQKSTQEINSMIEVLQAGAEKAVAVMNQGKEQTTVCVEKTEASTKALQLISDAVHKAYDVSSQIAQAAKEQNVVSQEISEKLENIVNIAEETSVGAHQTSESSHEVAKLAEELQSSVQQFKV; from the coding sequence ATGAAATTGACTGTAGCACTGCGCGTTGTAGGTGGGTTTGCCATTATTACTTCGCTGCTTATCGTCATGGGAATATTTTCACTCGCTACCTTAGATGATATAGATGACGCTACCGAAGACGTAAGTAATCTCGCTTTTCCGACGGTCAGCGGCAGTAGTCAACTCAAAGTGTCATTCTTAAACATGGGGCGCCTAACGGCAGAAGCCTACTACGGTGACGGTTTAGACAGCCTTGATGAAAAAAGCGAAGCCTTTAACAATAGCCAAAGCAACTTTGAAAACGAATTCAACACACTTAAGCAGGTAGTCAGCCAAGAGTCTGACTTAAAAGCCTCTTTAGCAGAAGTGGATGGCATTTACGAAGACTATAAGGTCAATGTCTTAAAGCTGTTTGATAGCCGTAAAGCTGACCTTGCTATGCGCGATACACTGCGTGGTCAAATTGGCGATATTGAAGATAACGCCGATGACACATCCTCATTGATCTTAGATTTCTCTGACCTTGACGAAGTTCAAAATAATGCCCAACTTGCCAAGGCTTCAGAATTAGCCAATCGCCTTGAAACCAATTTAATGTCACTTATCACAGTGAGCTCAGAATATATTAAAACCCAAAATTTGGTTAGGGCTGACACCCTAGGCAACGAGGTAGAACTGGTTGTAAACCAAATTCGTGAATCTTTGAGTGGCATTCAAAACGCAGCGGGTGGCAACGACCCTAGTGGTACCCTGTCCGAAATCTATCAGTTGACGGGGTCAGTCCTAGACTTGGTAAGCTCGTCAACGGGTGTGCTACAAAACCAAGTAAAGAAGATCAACAAACAGAATGAAGCCACTGCCGCTTACAGGGCCTCAGATGCCAACATCGAGTTAGCCATTACCAAACTTAATACTCTGTCTAAACTTGCCGATGATAAAGCATCGATAGCCAATGAATCGGTCAAAAGCTCAATTAGCTCTGGCAATCTACGAACCACATTTATTGTTATTATCTCGGTCTTAATTGCCAGCGTAATTGCCTTCTTTGGTGTGCGAGCTATTATCAAGCCGCTTAACAGAGTTAATGAGATGCTGAACATTGTTTCATCAGGGGATCTTACTCAACGTTTAGACGACTCTTCCGATGATGAATTTGGCACTTTGGCGAAAAACTGTAATAACTTGGTTGACAGCTTAAAGTCATTGATTTCAGGTATAGGCTCTCGCTCTGCTCAGTTAGCTGCCGCATCAGAAGAGACCTCTGCGGTGACCATGCAAACCACCACATCGATTCAAGAGCAGAAATCACAGATCGCGCAAGTTGCTACCGCAACAACAGAAATGCACAGTACGTCCTTGGTTGTCAGTCAAAGCGCTGAAGATACATTGCGTCAAATTCAACATGCTGATGAAGAAGCCGAGAAGGTTAAAGCTATCTCGGAAGAAAACATTCGCACCATTGAAGTGCTCGCCCGTGACGTTGAAGAAGCGGCCGAGGTTATTAATAAGCTTCATCAAGACAGTGCCAGCATCGGCGGTATTTTGGATGTTATTCGTGGCGTGGCTGACCAAACTAACTTACTCGCATTAAACGCGGCCATTGAAGCGGCGCGCGCAGGTGAGCATGGTAGAGGCTTTGCCGTAGTAGCAGATGAAGTACGTACCCTTGCCAGTCGCACACAAAAATCGACTCAAGAAATTAACTCGATGATTGAAGTGCTTCAAGCGGGTGCTGAAAAAGCCGTAGCAGTAATGAACCAAGGCAAAGAGCAAACAACCGTTTGTGTTGAGAAAACCGAAGCCTCAACCAAAGCCTTGCAGCTCATTTCTGATGCCGTTCATAAAGCGTACGATGTTAGTTCGCAAATCGCTCAAGCAGCGAAAGAACAAAATGTGGTGTCGCAAGAAATCAGCGAGAAGCTAGAGAATATCGTGAATATCGCCGAAGAAACCTCTGTAGGCGCGCATCAAACGTCTGAATCAAGTCACGAGGTGGCCAAGCTTGCTGAAGAGCTACAAAGTTCTGTACAGCAGTTTAAGGTCTAA
- the murU gene encoding N-acetylmuramate alpha-1-phosphate uridylyltransferase MurU produces the protein MNKRINTAMILAAGRGERMRPLTDTLPKPLLEVRGKPLIEYHLEHLATAGIKRVVINHAWLGDKIVQRLGDGSRFNLEIMYSKEETALETAGGIKQALPLLSQDNPSGAFLVVNGDVFTDFSFVNMLDELSAKSALLANEFPLAHLILVPNPPHNPDGDFYLRGGRVSKVLQQVPQNETPTCDGQWGKYTFSGIGVYRKALFDSLTPTSLRLAPVLVDAMANELVSGSLFEGLWIDIGTPERLAQLNTQD, from the coding sequence ATGAATAAAAGAATAAATACTGCGATGATTTTGGCGGCTGGGCGGGGTGAGCGCATGCGTCCATTAACAGATACCCTCCCAAAACCCTTGTTAGAAGTGCGCGGTAAGCCTTTGATTGAATACCACCTTGAACACCTAGCCACAGCGGGTATCAAGCGCGTTGTGATCAATCACGCTTGGTTGGGCGATAAAATAGTACAACGGCTCGGTGATGGTTCGCGCTTTAATCTAGAAATAATGTATTCGAAGGAAGAAACGGCACTTGAAACAGCAGGTGGCATAAAGCAAGCATTGCCACTGCTTAGTCAAGATAACCCGTCAGGTGCATTTTTAGTGGTCAATGGTGACGTTTTCACTGACTTTTCTTTTGTGAACATGCTTGATGAATTGTCGGCAAAATCTGCTCTGCTTGCTAATGAGTTCCCCTTGGCCCACTTGATATTAGTGCCAAACCCCCCACACAATCCTGATGGCGATTTTTACCTACGGGGTGGTCGTGTGAGCAAAGTGCTACAGCAAGTCCCCCAGAATGAAACACCAACCTGCGACGGCCAGTGGGGTAAATACACTTTTAGCGGTATCGGAGTATACCGCAAGGCGTTGTTCGACAGCCTCACTCCAACGAGTTTGCGGTTAGCGCCGGTATTGGTCGATGCGATGGCCAATGAGTTAGTCAGTGGGTCCCTATTTGAAGGCCTGTGGATTGATATAGGCACGCCTGAGCGTTTGGCTCAATTAAATACACAAGATTGA
- the surA gene encoding peptidylprolyl isomerase SurA, whose amino-acid sequence MKLTVVTFALLAFISFNTFAKQVRLDNVAVIVDQGVVLESQIEELVNTVKRNALTNNQTLPSDRVLRTQAIERLIVDSLQNQMAERMGIQISDPQLDQTIDNIAREDGTTVEDLRKNLASEGVSFEVYREQVRKELVTGEVRRANVRRRIYITPQEISNLVTLIDEQGGQQAEYHLGHILIGFPPEPTDEDVSKAKDTAEKVLELLNNGSEFAKIATASSSGSKALEGGDLGWMNINSMPTLFAEAVQGTSKDDLIGPIRSGAGFHVLKIIDFRGIEKVEVAELKSRHILIKPSVILSDEKAEKMLTEFRKELLAGEADFAELAKEHSADPGSALRGGDLGWADPNVYVPAFRDTLQSLEVGEISQPVRSTHGWHLMQLMDKRVQDATEKRKEDKAYQLLFQRKFAEETEAWLKEMRDSAYVELLDEKDNS is encoded by the coding sequence ATGAAATTAACTGTAGTCACTTTTGCCCTTTTGGCATTTATCTCGTTTAACACGTTCGCCAAGCAAGTCCGCTTGGACAACGTAGCAGTCATTGTCGATCAAGGCGTGGTTCTTGAAAGCCAAATTGAAGAATTAGTTAATACCGTAAAACGTAACGCATTAACCAACAATCAAACCTTACCCTCAGATCGCGTTTTGCGCACCCAAGCGATTGAGCGCTTGATTGTGGATAGTTTGCAAAATCAAATGGCTGAGCGTATGGGCATTCAAATTAGCGACCCGCAATTAGATCAAACCATAGACAACATCGCCAGAGAAGACGGCACAACAGTTGAAGACTTGCGTAAAAACCTTGCCTCTGAAGGGGTCAGCTTTGAGGTATATCGTGAGCAAGTGCGCAAAGAATTGGTCACTGGCGAAGTGCGCCGCGCCAACGTGCGTCGCCGCATATACATTACGCCTCAAGAAATAAGCAACTTAGTGACGCTTATCGATGAACAAGGCGGACAACAAGCTGAGTATCATTTAGGTCATATTTTGATTGGTTTTCCACCTGAGCCAACTGACGAAGACGTCAGTAAAGCCAAAGACACAGCAGAGAAAGTATTAGAACTATTAAACAACGGCTCTGAATTTGCCAAAATCGCTACGGCTTCTTCTTCTGGCTCTAAAGCGCTTGAAGGCGGTGATTTAGGTTGGATGAACATTAACTCTATGCCAACACTCTTTGCAGAGGCAGTACAAGGCACCAGTAAAGATGATTTAATCGGCCCTATCCGCAGTGGTGCAGGTTTTCACGTGTTGAAAATTATTGATTTTCGTGGCATTGAAAAAGTCGAAGTTGCAGAGCTCAAGTCTCGTCACATTTTGATCAAACCCTCGGTTATTTTAAGCGATGAAAAAGCAGAAAAGATGCTGACCGAATTTAGAAAAGAACTGTTGGCAGGTGAAGCAGACTTCGCTGAATTAGCTAAAGAGCACTCAGCTGATCCTGGTTCAGCTTTGCGCGGCGGTGATTTAGGTTGGGCTGACCCTAACGTTTATGTACCGGCCTTCAGGGATACATTGCAGAGCTTAGAAGTAGGCGAAATCAGCCAACCTGTTCGCTCTACTCACGGCTGGCATTTAATGCAATTGATGGATAAACGTGTACAAGACGCCACAGAAAAACGCAAAGAAGACAAAGCATATCAGTTGTTGTTCCAGCGTAAGTTTGCTGAAGAAACTGAAGCATGGTTGAAAGAAATGCGTGACAGCGCTTATGTCGAATTACTTGATGAAAAAGACAATAGTTAA
- the pdxA gene encoding 4-hydroxythreonine-4-phosphate dehydrogenase PdxA: protein MTIKLAITPGEPAGVGPDLIITLAQQQWQAMLVVFANAELMRTRANELNIPLTLLPYDASRTDIQPAGSLYIVDIPLQDEVIAGKLNPTNSQYVLDTLHQACQMNLNGEFQALVTGPVHKGVINEAGIPFSGHTEFFAQQSNTPEVVMMLATEGLRVTLATTHIPVTAVSAAITQPKLDNVIRIIDHDLRTKFGIAKPHIFVCGLNPHAGEDGHIGREEIDTIIPALNALRQEGITLTGPLPADTIFNPKYLQQADTVLAMYHDQGLPVLKYKGFSQAVNITLGLPFIRTSVDHGTALDLAATGQADVGSFSIAIKEAISLAKSTQ from the coding sequence ATGACCATTAAGCTTGCCATAACACCGGGCGAACCAGCAGGGGTTGGCCCAGATTTAATCATCACCTTAGCGCAGCAGCAATGGCAGGCCATGTTAGTGGTATTTGCCAATGCTGAGCTGATGCGTACCCGTGCAAATGAACTGAATATCCCACTGACGTTATTACCATACGATGCAAGCCGCACGGACATTCAACCTGCAGGGTCGCTTTATATTGTTGATATACCGCTGCAAGATGAAGTCATTGCTGGAAAACTAAATCCAACGAACAGCCAATACGTACTAGATACACTGCACCAAGCTTGCCAGATGAATCTCAATGGCGAATTTCAGGCTCTGGTGACAGGTCCTGTGCATAAAGGCGTGATAAACGAGGCAGGCATTCCCTTTAGTGGCCACACTGAATTTTTTGCCCAGCAGTCGAACACCCCTGAAGTTGTGATGATGCTGGCCACCGAAGGCTTGCGCGTAACACTCGCTACGACGCACATTCCAGTGACAGCGGTATCTGCTGCTATTACTCAGCCCAAGCTGGATAACGTGATCCGTATCATAGATCACGATCTAAGAACCAAGTTCGGCATTGCTAAGCCGCATATTTTTGTATGTGGGCTCAATCCTCATGCAGGTGAAGACGGGCATATTGGCCGTGAGGAGATAGATACGATCATTCCTGCCCTTAACGCTTTGCGCCAAGAGGGCATAACGCTTACCGGGCCGTTACCGGCTGACACTATTTTTAATCCAAAGTATTTGCAACAAGCCGATACCGTGCTTGCTATGTATCATGATCAAGGGCTACCTGTGTTAAAATACAAGGGCTTTAGTCAAGCGGTAAACATCACGTTGGGATTACCCTTTATCCGCACCTCCGTGGACCACGGAACCGCACTCGATTTAGCCGCTACCGGCCAAGCCGATGTTGGCAGTTTTAGCATCGCTATCAAGGAAGCCATTTCATTGGCAAAAAGTACACAATGA
- the rsmA gene encoding 16S rRNA (adenine(1518)-N(6)/adenine(1519)-N(6))-dimethyltransferase RsmA has translation MSKQHLGHTARKRFGQNFLHDPYIIDQIVSAINPQVGQNVVEIGPGLGALTEPVCELIDKLTVVELDRDLAQRLRTHPFIASKLNIVEKDALKFDFSELFSEEHPLRVFGNLPYNISTPLMFHLFSFAHKVQDMHFMLQKEVVNRLAASPGNKNYGRLSVMAQYHCHIMPVIHVPPGAFNPPPKVDSAVVRLIPHKVRPVEVKSEEALNRVCAQAFNQRRKTIRNSLKESLSEAQLISLDINPELRAENLSLAQFGQIADLAFSTQED, from the coding sequence ATGAGCAAACAACATTTAGGCCACACAGCCAGAAAACGTTTCGGTCAGAACTTTCTTCACGACCCTTACATTATTGATCAAATCGTATCTGCCATTAACCCACAAGTGGGACAAAACGTGGTAGAAATAGGCCCGGGTTTAGGCGCACTTACCGAACCGGTTTGCGAACTGATTGATAAGCTAACCGTAGTCGAGTTAGACCGCGACCTTGCCCAGCGTTTGCGTACGCACCCGTTCATTGCCAGTAAGCTGAACATCGTAGAAAAGGACGCCCTAAAGTTCGATTTTTCTGAGTTGTTCAGTGAAGAGCATCCGTTAAGAGTATTCGGTAACTTACCATATAATATTTCAACCCCTTTGATGTTCCATTTGTTTTCGTTCGCGCACAAAGTGCAAGACATGCATTTTATGCTGCAAAAAGAAGTGGTAAACAGGCTGGCTGCATCACCGGGTAACAAGAACTATGGCCGCTTGTCTGTGATGGCGCAGTATCACTGCCACATCATGCCGGTTATTCATGTCCCGCCAGGGGCCTTTAACCCACCGCCTAAAGTCGATTCAGCTGTGGTGCGTCTTATTCCCCACAAGGTTAGGCCGGTAGAGGTAAAAAGCGAAGAAGCACTTAACCGCGTATGTGCTCAAGCGTTTAATCAACGCCGTAAAACCATTCGCAATAGCTTGAAAGAAAGCCTTAGCGAAGCGCAACTTATCTCGTTGGATATTAACCCTGAATTACGAGCGGAAAACTTATCACTGGCTCAATTTGGACAGATTGCCGATCTTGCGTTTAGTACTCAGGAGGATTAA
- a CDS encoding aminoglycoside phosphotransferase family protein, with product MSPLAQRQAQLMDWINHSTPYLCQQLHMVYGDASFRRYFRFTFDGRSIIAVDAPPKFEDSRKFALVAELFAANGLCVPDILAADHDLGFYCLNDFGDEQLAHQLNEQSCHQLYPKALALLPKVQQCTTTTQASLPAYDHKLFSREFEIFTQWLLDVHLSYQTTTEQQTMLNDTFNVLADSFFEQPKVGVHRDFHSRNLMMLESGDIGVIDFQDAVIGPITYDAVSLLRDCYRRWPDEWVSNWLEAFQQQFYPQYSLAKFTRWFDLTGMQRHVKASGIFARLHHRDGKSDYLGDIPRTLGYLVDIGKGYPELYGFAKFVEDEVLPSVLAIEDAGKGKVVSLARSKG from the coding sequence GTGAGCCCATTGGCACAAAGACAAGCACAACTGATGGATTGGATTAATCATTCCACACCTTATTTGTGTCAACAATTACACATGGTTTACGGTGATGCCAGCTTTAGGCGTTACTTTCGCTTCACCTTTGATGGTCGCAGCATTATTGCTGTTGATGCCCCACCTAAATTTGAAGATAGTCGTAAATTTGCATTAGTCGCTGAGCTCTTTGCTGCTAACGGATTATGCGTGCCCGATATATTGGCCGCTGATCATGACTTAGGTTTTTATTGTCTCAATGATTTCGGTGATGAGCAATTGGCGCATCAATTAAACGAGCAAAGTTGCCATCAACTATATCCCAAGGCGTTAGCGCTGCTGCCAAAGGTACAGCAATGTACAACGACTACTCAAGCATCTTTGCCAGCCTATGATCACAAACTTTTTTCTCGTGAGTTTGAAATATTCACCCAGTGGTTATTAGATGTGCATTTGAGTTACCAAACCACGACCGAGCAACAGACTATGTTGAACGACACATTCAACGTGTTAGCGGATAGCTTTTTTGAGCAACCCAAGGTCGGCGTACATCGAGATTTCCATTCGCGCAACCTGATGATGCTTGAAAGCGGTGATATCGGCGTGATTGATTTTCAAGATGCAGTGATTGGCCCCATTACTTATGACGCGGTGTCATTATTGCGCGACTGTTATCGGCGCTGGCCGGATGAATGGGTCAGCAATTGGCTAGAGGCATTTCAACAGCAGTTTTACCCGCAATACTCCCTTGCTAAATTTACCCGTTGGTTTGATTTAACCGGTATGCAACGACATGTGAAAGCCAGCGGCATATTCGCACGCCTTCATCACAGAGATGGTAAAAGTGACTATTTAGGCGATATTCCCCGCACCTTGGGTTACTTAGTTGATATTGGCAAAGGTTATCCTGAGCTTTATGGATTTGCTAAGTTTGTTGAAGATGAAGTTTTACCCAGTGTGTTGGCAATAGAAGATGCTGGAAAAGGTAAAGTGGTCTCACTCGCTCGCAGCAAAGGCTAG
- the apaG gene encoding Co2+/Mg2+ efflux protein ApaG → MTSSLSTGHELSDKIKVVVHTQHLPEHTANEADKYAFAYEINIANKSDESVQLINRYWLIIDGNGKQSEVEGAGVVGQQPHIESGDSFQYTSGAVLDTPVGSMQGYYEMQDKDGALFRVPIDIFRLAVPHQIN, encoded by the coding sequence ATGACAAGTTCATTAAGTACGGGTCACGAGCTAAGTGATAAAATTAAGGTTGTTGTACACACCCAGCATTTACCAGAGCATACCGCCAATGAGGCGGACAAATACGCTTTTGCTTATGAAATTAACATTGCCAATAAGAGTGACGAAAGTGTGCAGCTTATCAACCGTTATTGGCTCATCATTGACGGCAATGGCAAACAATCTGAAGTAGAAGGCGCTGGCGTTGTTGGTCAGCAACCACACATCGAAAGTGGCGATAGCTTTCAATATACTAGCGGCGCTGTGCTTGATACCCCCGTAGGCTCAATGCAAGGTTATTACGAAATGCAGGATAAAGATGGCGCACTCTTTCGTGTACCCATTGATATTTTCCGCCTAGCCGTCCCTCATCAAATCAACTAG